In the genome of Bacillus sp. S3, one region contains:
- a CDS encoding YjzC family protein, translated as MSDLKKPGTDNQPPGKYKEVGPRGGEVSKPRVVEIGPGDRLPPTQEKGRKWQKQ; from the coding sequence ATGAGCGACTTAAAAAAGCCTGGAACGGATAATCAACCACCAGGAAAATATAAAGAAGTAGGCCCTAGAGGTGGTGAAGTTAGTAAACCTCGGGTAGTTGAAATTGGACCTGGAGATAGGCTTCCACCAACACAAGAAAAAGGACGTAAATGGCAAAAGCAATGA
- a CDS encoding helix-turn-helix domain-containing protein: MDKTLLEHLLDQTESEHLDFKKGLYVKANYDSLLKDVIAMANAKVNGSRYIIFGVKESAQQEKELYNITEPIDAATYQELVFENIEPQLDCQLHYLTYKNHLLAVLEIRDPKSQPYLLKKDFNKLHKGFCYIRRGSKNDFATRTDFDYFYKQGQFEIHILDGYLRAVDSESGCASLECSFRNCTDFPITVYKGYLEVWDTQKLRTHHRLFGHSHHIPGADYRLEIPPKSEIVNDFRFGFESSDCLRLEMDEYGHSDLDLNFKLYLLDTLGNEYVGRAQDCIVFAKGKFLWKIKN, from the coding sequence ATGGATAAAACGTTACTCGAGCATTTACTTGATCAAACCGAGAGTGAACATTTAGATTTTAAAAAAGGGCTATATGTAAAAGCAAATTACGATAGTTTATTAAAAGATGTAATTGCCATGGCGAATGCTAAAGTTAATGGATCACGATACATTATATTTGGTGTGAAAGAATCAGCTCAACAAGAAAAAGAGCTTTATAATATTACAGAGCCAATTGATGCAGCGACTTATCAAGAATTAGTATTCGAAAACATTGAGCCACAGTTAGATTGTCAGCTTCATTACCTCACATATAAAAATCACTTGTTGGCTGTACTTGAAATTAGAGATCCAAAAAGCCAACCCTACTTACTAAAAAAAGACTTTAATAAATTACATAAAGGCTTTTGTTATATTCGGCGAGGAAGTAAAAATGATTTTGCTACAAGAACAGATTTCGATTATTTCTATAAGCAAGGTCAATTTGAAATTCATATTCTTGATGGATACTTACGAGCTGTTGATTCAGAGAGTGGTTGTGCCTCCCTCGAATGTTCTTTTAGAAACTGTACCGATTTCCCAATTACGGTTTATAAGGGGTATTTAGAAGTGTGGGACACACAAAAATTACGTACTCATCATCGTCTCTTTGGACATTCCCATCATATACCAGGTGCAGACTATCGCTTGGAGATTCCTCCAAAATCTGAAATAGTAAATGATTTTAGATTTGGCTTTGAATCTAGTGATTGTCTTCGTTTAGAAATGGACGAATACGGTCATTCTGATTTAGATTTGAATTTTAAATTATATCTACTGGATACATTAGGAAATGAATATGTAGGTAGGGCACAAGATTGTATTGTTTTTGCTAAAGGTAAATTTTTATGGAAAATAAAAAATTAG